The genome window acacacaccacacacatccacaccctctcctttcatcccctcactcattcacttcctctccctcacctctgtcctgccagctgccatctttttCTTCTGGAAAGGAATTTCTTAAGGCTCCCACAGGAGGATGGggttttgtggaaagctttattgatgatgcaAAATTAAGGGGTGTCCCCTCCAAGTTCCCATCTCTGTCCATcttgccatggaagaagtccaatcttATCTTCAGCAGGtccagaattaaggccactgctcAGATtttctgttccatattaaagtccaCAGCTTGatttcccagctgcagtccattgcatgtggagtTTGCATGTCCAagttggggaacctttttcctgccaaggtccatttggatatttataatataattcttggaccatacaaaattataaacttaaaaattagcctgctatatttggtcaaacatttaattagctcacccaTAATGGCTTGGCAGGGCTAGACCAAATGATTGTTTTGAAGACCTTCTATGGCCTGTGGACAGACATTCCCCACTGCTGGCTTAAGGCCACATGACAGGCAAGCACAGGTCATGGGGCAAGAGAGGGTAAGGCAAACAAGGGGCCAAGAGTGGGGACTCTTTGTTTGGGGATTTTGCCATTTTAAGTTTTTGTGCACTTGCAGGGGTTCCACCTTCCCagccaatgatatttttccccaGCTAGACTGACAGGTGAGCACCTTCCCTtcatcaccccaacttcactgcacGTGTGCCCATCTCCTCCTTTGTTTGATCCCTTTCCCCAGATCCTCAGGGAATGGACCAGCAGTTGCCTGGGAAATGTGAAGCTATaatttcctggtgaagctgcccagatgaccatgcttataatgtctgccctcccctttgctttcttcctattattcATATTAATagctagctaattacaatgataACAGGTGGACTTGTTGAACAAAGGCCATTTCCACTGCATTTGGGCAGGGTAGGATGCCGTGTTCTCATGCTCTATGGAATCTAGACAACATCCAGATCATGGAGAGAGGGGAGGGTTTAAGCAATTATAAGCCATATATTTAAGctctttttacttaatattttaggGTCCAAatcatatttattataatttttttgggCAATTGAAGAGTGTTTTACCAGTGTGCCACCTCAGGGGAAAATCTCAGTTTACAATACTAAGTACTGAGGTTCCTACTCTTAGTCCACCCAACTACAAGTCCTTCTATGTAATCATAACTCTTCTCCTCTAATACACACACTATTGAATATCCTGGTCTTCACTCTCTCATAATAATACATATGAAAGAGGGATAGTCCACATGACTTATTATTAACATAGAGACCAAGATATTTTGGGACCTAGACTGGTATCAATCTTGGTGGATGGCCAATGTATGATGTGCTGGACACATCAGAAGGGAAATTCTTATTGGACAAGCAGGAAGGAATACATGCAAATCTCAGCTATTAAGCATTATATTCTATCCATTGATTAGAGACATGGATGCTGGTTTCAAAGTATaaggtgggcagggaggcagggattcAGATGGGCATCAGCCATAAGTAAAATGGACTCAAACATTGTTGGAATTTTCTTGCCTTTAGTGTTAACTTCACTCTCACTAGTACCTGTTTGAAAAATCCTTAGGGAAAAACTGTGATTGGTTCACTTTAAGTCTGGATCAATGAACTATGGTCTGGAGATGTAGTTATGTAGAAAAATGGTGGTCCTGTCTTTGGGTGAATTAGGAAATTCATATAATAAGGGGCACTGCACAGATAGTTCCATAAGTGTCCACTCACAAATATATTAGACAAGAGTGGGTGTAGTTACAGATGTTATATTTTAACTGAttcaattgaaatttaaaatttggaaaatctGACTGATTATTAGTTACAATGTTTGACCTCttccatttccttatttcttttaaatttattatttcttagcattacttactttattttattttttgactagaggcctggtgcacaaatttgtgcattggtgggatccagccagcctgccccaattggggctgatcaggggcggggctggcctgtgGGAGGGGTCACGGATGGTTGGCAGGCAGGCCCTGCcctcgattggggtgggggaggctatCGGGGATGGgacaggctgcggggaggggaTGCGGGCAGTTggctcgccagccctgccccctgatcaaactcctggttgaactcccagtcgaactcctggtagaggggacaatttgcatattagcctttttttttaatataggatTACAGCTTGCATTcaacactattttgtattagtttcagttgtatagCACAGCAGTAAATTTATTCTGCAATCTCCTCAAAGCCTCCAGTATGGTGCTACAGAGGACCTCTTCTCTTCCAAGGTGcatctgaaatatataaatatcataCAGTTGTCTTGCCCCAACTGTATGTCATTCTGTTTACTATTTATATAATTTGGCTCTCTTTCTGACTAATATTTAGGTTCCCTCTTCTTCTGATTGGTCTGGGTCCAGTGGCCCCAACATAGCCCTAGGACCCTAAATATCTCTTATGAGGTTTGCACCTTGGTCATGGAGGCAGTGCGTGGCTACTGTCCACTCCACAATCTCACTCTCTCGTCTGCtcctgatttattttcttctctacccTCAGGGATATCACCCTTTGTGCCAGTATCCAACATTCTCTGGGACTTGTTTTCTTCACTCACCACTTTGGGGACCTGAGTCTATTTTCTCCTCTTTGGTTCCCAGGTTGGCACCTATTGTTGGAAAAAATTGCCCCAGTATACAGTTACAAAATTGAGAATCTATGGTATCAAACCTTTGTGAGCTTTTCCATGGCTTGGCAATCAGGTTTCTTCTCACTTGGCTCTCTTTTATACTGCCCACAGCAGTGATTGAAATGTTTAACATATGTGTTCTAAGCTACATGTTACACAACTCCAGTCCCCTAGTGCAGAGTAGACAGGtaataaaaattaagtagaacctatgaataaatgaattattaaatgaaaagatGAATCTTTCATGGAGAAAACAAGAATTGGAATGTAAATTGAAATATACGTATTGCTCTTGAGTTCTATTGGGCACCTAGATCCTTATGATAAATATTGATTTctgcacaaatttttaaaagtattccaAAAAATAAGGAGTCCACCTAACCTCTAAGTATTTTAAtgaagaatctatactaataaaagggtaatatgcaaattggtcattaccCCCTCATAGTAataactgaatagcaggctgcgtggggaaacaaggccagcaggggggttagcaagggatgaccaaacgactgaccagcaggctgtgtggggataccaggctggcagcgggggcagtgaggggtgaccaggctggcaggggaggcagtgaggggcaacccgGCCAGAagggggagaagttgggggctaccaggccagcagggggggggaagttaggggctatcaggctggaaggcagaggcggttaggggtgatcaggctggcaggcaggcaggtaagcagttaggagccagtggtcctggattgtaagagggatgtccagcagtcagacatcccccaatgggtcctggattggagagggttcaggctgggctgaggggatccccttcccccatgcacaaatttcgtgcaccgggcctctagtaaataacaaCATCCCATCCTATAATTTTGGTAAGTAGAGTCTTAATTTCAATATTAATCTCAAAAAGGCAAGATCAGTCATTGGAGTTATGAATATCTATTTCACAAAATGGAATGATGAAAATCACAAtgtaatctatattataaaaggctaatatgcaaatagactgaatggtggaacaaccaaacaactgaacgaccagtcactatgatgtgcgctgaccaccagggggaacgagtggaacatggtgggtgttggcagcaggcagcagagcatggaagggcgtcggctgtggtgggatggtggagcaggtgagtgggggcgccagaccaaggtggggtgctggtcgctgtcatgggggcaagcctctggtggttactgaaaattctttgctcctgcatgccatggtcccaccgagcactcacacctgctgtcgGCGCCGGCCCACTCAcactgctgctggtgctggagccgctgcttgcacccgctgccattCATACCTGCTActggccctgatctcccctcaggacttctccacctcccctgctcctgaagggcgattggggctggcagcggcctcttgcacctgctgctggcgacgGCCCCAGTTGCACCCACTGCCGatgccaccactcgcacccactgccggcactggagcagctgctgctggcatGTGGCACCCGTCCTGATCactcggcactgtcagtgggtacaagtggcggctgccagccccaattggccctgagggcttctccacgtACTGCTGCTCTTGAgggctgcttgcacccactgctggcactggccccaattgctccttgccaacagtgggtgcgagcagggccggtgtcatcagcacatgggagcggtggcagcgGGAGTCGGGCTGCCGGTAGATTGGGGACTGGGGGGCCATTGAgagaggggccgggtgggggtgcagaggatgggctgagacctgcccctgtgcccactgcagcctccggcccacagtttctttcaaggtgcacgaattcgtggaCTGGTCCCCTagtttgagaaaatgaaaatgaaaacaaggcTTGGAACATGTCATTCACTCCAGTTAATAAATACATTAGATAAAGGGTatctaaatataattatttaccaGAAATCCTATCAACTACAACTTACCAAATGGTTCAGTAAGTTTATAATAGTTATAATCACTTGGATTAGGATACTTGGACAATAAAAGAACTGTCATTAAGCTGACTTGGAGAGATTTCAAAACGATAAGTTTGGGATGAGCTGGAATTTATGTTTTAGAGGCAATCCTTTGTGAAAATTATAAAGGACCTTTGGAGTTAGGGGCTGGTATTATgctagtgaaataaaaaaatatataaaaggaaaataatatgagGCATGTGTAACCATATTCATTCACAAAATAACTCTATCCTTGGGAATGTGAATGTATGTGATAGGCTGCTTTGTGGAGATTCTGCCCAGCCCACTACGGCCTCTCTGAATGGCCCTGTCACCCACACCCCCATCAGCCACTTTTTATACCATCCCATCCTTTGGCCACTGTTTATTCAGCCTTGTCTGTGTGGTCTGCAGGAGCAGCAAAGACCTCCAGGGAGCAGAATGAGGCACTGCCCACAGACAGCAGAAATGCCACATTGCTTTCTTCAGGGAAGTTCCTGCCCTGCTTGTGGCACTTGGGTCTTTGCAGTAAAGTTTCCCTTTCTGCTTAAATCTAGTCAATATTTTATGCTACTGAGTCTGAGGTTAGATATGTTCATGCTTGGTTGCTGGTCTTGTAATTGTTTAAAGTTTACTGGAAAATATTTGGCAATATgtattaagaatattaaaaatgtttatatctgTGTATCTAGTGGTACCTCTTCTAGGAGTATATCATATGTAATTTATCAGATTCATATATTTGAATGTTCATCACAGTGCAATTTATGAtactaaaaaaatcagaaaacaagcTAGATGATCTAATTTGGGGACTAGCTAACTATATTAGGATATGCCACTATTTTATAATGTTATACAACTATTtcaatgttttagaaaaatatttaatgtagtGACAACCTACTGTGTTAGGACACTAAGTGCAAAAGCTGTATACAAAATACTATAcactggatttagatatcctagaccccagttccccggatcatgggtgcaagacatctccatcaagtcttgttgcggtgagagggcatctgctgtcggccaagtctctgttacctgggtcccgattcgagctgggcatgtgaagctgagcagccatgggggcaggagatctccttcagcaggggtgagggttcaggcccctgcaaacttggggggggtgaaggtctgtgccccacctctgttgacccccaagttctctcctgatggcccctgtgcgactgtgcctgtcttaggttgttccttccctgaggaatcttacccgtctctggctaaccagccatcctccggggccaagcagggtgatgtgaggtttagttctgtctccttggtcgcctatgcccccatggcctccgcgcccagcacctgtcttgggatcccctcgcctgctggcagggtcccagcactgatcacatatcttgtggaacccaggtttcttctccagggaggcccagctcaccccactgggcgagagacacatccatggtaccagccatcatgaggtttcacccttggcatgaacagaagctcaggaaatagctgtggacaattggattgtgagaagcaggtccctcttggctaaaagggcaagaggggccaatttagaatgctcaggtgccttcccagggggccctctacatagtggaagggattaaaccctttcatgtccttttaaaattgctgccagacattcaaagaattagtttgtaagtttgtttgcctagcaccaggaatgctcagggcctactcaagaagacaaataatcctctccactaataattacagggtaaaacaagatggttgttagaatattaaatttgacagtaaaatagtagtcaagttttcagactaatttaaattggccaaccaaaataagcaaatactctagaaaaatcaattgtactggacaaaaaagctgttactaaagtgttaactaaaatttttattggtagttcatctcatggtaaaattgcataacatataatgaacctaaagcagtcacattttagtgcaaaaaagtaaaatttaaaagctatcaagattacagcataaaatttccaaaagcctcccaatatttaaaccaaaaaaaggggggatagtagaagaatatcatgtaaggaaaaatatcctgcaaataaattacatctagaaaatttttactttagaaaattaactttcatttgtaatgctaacagcaagtcacccaggtaaaacatacatggtgtcaaaacaagccaaaggaaaatcatttgggcaaaaaaatgaaaaaggatcgcaaatcaaattcatagaaaatattcctttattaacttttggtcgagaatatgtttgtatgttttcagaaaacaactccgagacatgtggattcctgcaatagagaggaattgacaggagtgctccagccatgaagtcagaagagaaacagtccagagatggaagacgctgacgatgccttgccatactagcagtcagcagatatgcgtcactgcagattgcccaggaccaaaccagagagggtcagacctgcaataccaccatttgtccaccatccagaactgaaatatcattgctgttatgaacacattaacaactgttggacatagaaaccgggactcaaaagaactgttggcccagaaagaaactcactacagactgattcatttacctctcagcataaccattattgcttgtctcattttcagttcctataagtgtattcctagtatcacatgagctcactcatctaggggaaaagatgaacaacatagactgaagaacaagaacagcatcgatcagactgtcagacctcagagggaaagtaggggagggtggggacaagggagatagatcaaccaaaggacttgtgtgcttgcatatgagcctaaccaatgatcacggacaacagggggaggggggcttgtgtgtgggggggattgggaagggaacggggggagggggttgaggacaaatatgtgataccttaatcaataaagtaatttaaaaaaaaaaaaaaaaaaaaaaaaaaataaaaaaaaaacaaaatactatacACATTATGACTTCAATATCAtgatttatatatgtactagaggcccggtgcatgaaaattcatgcattggagggggagtccctcagcccggcctgccccctctcacagtccaggagccctcagggctgggaggtgacccaatgatcaggggaaggcaatgcccccatcacacctctgctgctgccactgcaagcagcgcaagccttggccggccctggttacctgaggctcgggccggccctgggtggctggggggctgaggggactgggggactccagaggcaggcgcacggagcggccggacctgcctgggggtcgGCCCAGCCgtgccacatgcctgccgccctggcaggaATGAGGGGActaggcgctgccatcttgtggctgtgggcgccaccatctttgtgagggcatgatggtcaattagcatattccctctttattagataggatgagtatataatgaatacaaaaaaagtaaaagaaaatgcaTCCAAGGGTTAAAAATGGTAATTTTTGAGTGAAATATCTACACATGACTTATTTGTATGCTTGTCTATATCATATACATTTCCTACAGTGATCatgtatctaattttaaaaatcctaatattaaaaatgtgtaaaataatgtattattttagtGTTATAAGGAATGAGTTTCTTTGTTACATAAAAAACTTTGGAAAATTCAAAATGAGGTATTTATTCCATGCTGTTCAGTGGAATGAAATGTATTCCTTATCATTTCAATGACAGGATATAACATCTATAACCAACAGGACTAAACCATCAGCTGTATCAAAATTTAAGTTGAAATATGTTTGTACTTATTCATAgttctcttgttttaaaaataaatcagcatCTCTTTTAAGAAATGAAGGTGAAATCTTTTAAGAAATGAAGATGAAATACATTAcgataaaattactttattttaatgtaaatataactTTATCAGATTTTAATAAAGTAACAACAATTTAGAGATAtagatgtacatatacatacataggtagaatatatactttttaaaacagtaaGGCATACTTTatgatatataatctttttacCAGAAGTAAAGTGTATATACTTCTCAGATATGAAATGAAAGTAGTGACTAGAAAGACACTATGACCTGGGACAAGAGTTAACATCTTTATAAGTAGTTTTACTTTTATAGGTGACTTTAGTAACAGCATTATACAAATAAGCCATTTAGCTGGCATGTTTTGGCAGTGTGAATCAGTAAGACAATGGCTGAATTTCACAAGTTTTGAAACTTTACAACCACTGCTCAGCAAGTCTTTGTAGTAAATGTGATGTGTGGTAGCAGGTACAAGTGAACCACAGTTGCTAATGGCTAAGCACAAAAACTTTACTGCCCTTTGGACACTGGGGAGAGCAAGTTTGAGCTCTGATCCCCTGCTGATCTTCTAAAAGTTTAACATATTCTAAACACCTTtatgtggaaataaaaaataacagaacAAGAGCAGACTGGGGAGATGGCATTTCCACCAGTAAAATGTTTCCAAATCAACGCAGTTATCCAGTTTCTGACATTGGCCTTTGAGCAGCCAACATCTATCTTAGGCAAAATGTGACAAATGTGGCTTTGCTTCATTTTGttgcaaaggaaaatttttgttcaGAGCTTTAGAAAAGTCAGTTCAGTCCACATAATTCACTTTCTTCTTAAGTTTCTGAACAGTAGCTGATGCTTATTTCGTAGAGAAGTGCTGTAGAGGAATGCTTCTCTTGCTCCTTTTTCCACAAGATTATGTCACAGACAGTTTTCACGTGTGTTACTCAACCTCAATACATGGGGCAGGCTTCTTGGTGGAGGAGTTTCCATTATCTGAGGGGCGGTAGGAAAGCATGCTCATTTTTGTGGATAGACTTGAGTGGGACTTGGCCTTTGGGGGCATGTATTTCAGAagctggagaaaatattttttaaatttttccccaAGAAAGCCATAGAAGAGAGGATTAAGGCAATTGTTAAAATAAGCTATGCAAATAGTGATGGGCATGGCGGTGTCGACAATATCTATGATTTTACAGTCATGTATGATGTCCAGCTGAATCAGAACATCCAAGAAAGTGAATATTTGATGGGGAACCCacgagaagaaaaaggaaagcacaATTGCCATAATTATCTTGAAAATATCATCATTTCTTGGCTTGTTCTTCTGAATTTCATACGCCTTCTTTAGGGCCTTCCAAATAAGAGTATAACTTGTAAGAATgatcagaaaaggaaataagaaaccCAGTATATTCTTGGTTAGGCCCAGCCCTATGGGGAGGGTTGAATTTTTGAATTCGTAATGGAAAGCACACACTGTGATATTGGTGTTTTCAATGAAAAATGCATTTCGGTGGATTATAGTTGGCAAACTGGTCAAGGCAGCCAGCAGCCAAATAGTGATGCAGGTGACTTTGGCCACAAGCATTGTGCGCCGAAGGCGGGACTTCATTGGATGAACAATAGCCAGGTAGCGATCAATGCTTAGACATGTGAGTAGAAACACACTGGCATAGAGGTTGAAACTGATACTGGCTGAAGCGATCTTACATAGGTAATTGCCAAAGGGCCAATGGTATTCCATAGCAGTATAGACGGCCCACAGTGGCAAAGTCAGTAAAAAGCATAAGTCAGCCAGTgctaaattcaaaagaaaaacactggCCACAGTCTTCACTTTCATGTAAAAGTAAATGACAATCACCAccaagctgtttccaaatatccCCACCACAAAGATGATGCTGTATAAAGTAGGGATCATGACAAATATGTAATTGTGCCGTCCAGCTTTGGGGCAGTCATCTTGGATTCTTTTAATACCATCTTCAGTGGAAGAATTGAGGATCATTTTGATCTCCTGGGTTAATTAATCTCAGATACTAATGCCAAATGcacctggaaaaaaataaaaatggaaaggtaAAAATGAATTAACTTTCAGTAATAAATGAGTATTTTTAGTTCTCAATCATAAGTACAGTAACTCAACTTtgattttaggagaaaaaaactaGATCATaattgtggagagcggctacagtgtttggacaggttcaagcctcagactaatgagagggcacagtcctctcattgccatgtgcaagtcccagcttggagggcagagccctcccagcac of Eptesicus fuscus isolate TK198812 chromosome 3, DD_ASM_mEF_20220401, whole genome shotgun sequence contains these proteins:
- the AGTR1 gene encoding type-1 angiotensin II receptor, with amino-acid sequence MILNSSTEDGIKRIQDDCPKAGRHNYIFVMIPTLYSIIFVVGIFGNSLVVIVIYFYMKVKTVASVFLLNLALADLCFLLTLPLWAVYTAMEYHWPFGNYLCKIASASISFNLYASVFLLTCLSIDRYLAIVHPMKSRLRRTMLVAKVTCITIWLLAALTSLPTIIHRNAFFIENTNITVCAFHYEFKNSTLPIGLGLTKNILGFLFPFLIILTSYTLIWKALKKAYEIQKNKPRNDDIFKIIMAIVLSFFFSWVPHQIFTFLDVLIQLDIIHDCKIIDIVDTAMPITICIAYFNNCLNPLFYGFLGEKFKKYFLQLLKYMPPKAKSHSSLSTKMSMLSYRPSDNGNSSTKKPAPCIEVE